A stretch of DNA from Equus quagga isolate Etosha38 unplaced genomic scaffold, UCLA_HA_Equagga_1.0 177185_RagTag, whole genome shotgun sequence:
CGTTTCATACTATCCCGAAGGGCCTCTTTGACTTTGTCATTCCGGAGAGTGAAGATAAAAGGGTTCAGGAAAGGGGTCAACACAGAAATCAGCAGGGAAGCTATCTTGTTATACTCAGCTGCCTGCGTTTGCTTGGGTTTCACATAGAGGAACAGGCAGCTGCCGTAGCCGATCACAACAAAGGTGCAGTGGGAAGCACATGTAGAGAAGGCTTTCCTCcggccagaggctgaggggatcTTGAGGATGGTGGAGATGATGTAGGTGTAGGAGACAACTGTCGGGGCCAGAGAACCAATGATAATGACCACAGCCA
This window harbors:
- the LOC124233267 gene encoding olfactory receptor 9A2-like, producing the protein QLLKLSCDDTLFTEFVLCLMAVVIIIGSLAPTVVSYTYIISTILKIPSASGRRKAFSTCASHCTFVVIGYGSCLFLYVKPKQTQAAEYNKIASLLISVLTPFLNPFIFTLRNDKVKEALRDSMKRCCQLLKE